The DNA window TGGTCACAAGTTACATTGTTAAAATGTGCGACAATCTGCAAGTTTTCGGTAGATGGTCCTGACTAGCTAGTTTGTTTCTACAATGATGTGTCATATGGTTAGTCATTGTTACCTTTTTGTTTTCGTCAGGCTTCTACTCTTTAAACCACACCGACTGTCTGCAGTCCTACCTGCACCACTGTTTCGACGGCATCACCGGAGAACTGGCCCACGCCTTCTTCCCTCAGACCGGAGAGATCCACTTTGATGACGACGAGTACTGGATTCTGGGAAACATGCGCTTCAGCTGGAATAAAGGCACGTGTTGAGTGAGAATTGAGAAAATTGGAATCTGATTGTTTACTTGCTGTAGAAAGGGTCATGAAGAGTACTGTTGCTTGGTTGTTGTGAAATTATTAAGTGTTGTTTTTTATCAAAagagatatatatacagtatttatttgactGGACAGAACATATCAAACCCCTACTGAACCTGCATGGGCCTTGTTTACAATCTGAACTAATATGAAAtgagaattttcttttatttttataaatattacatcacATTTTGAACATGTCTATTAAAGCTTTATCCAAAAAGAGCAGTTGTATGAAACAACGTCACAAACAACCACACAGATATTtctagtatagtatatatattctATCTATTTCTAGATAGTGAGTGTTAAAAAATGCACTTGTCATTGACTCATTCATTCGAGAATTCAATTTTATAGACTTCagcaaataacattttatcaaAACCTCTATTAAACTGCATGTTATTTTGTTGAGCTGTCTATTCAGAATCGTTGTGTTTATACAGAATCCTGCAGATTTGACCTGACTGTGTTCTGTCTGTGATCGTGGTTGTATTCAGGAGTGTGGCTGACAGATCTAGTTCACGTGGCGGCTCATGAGATCGGTCATGTACTGGGTTTGATGCATTCCCAGAATCGCAAGGCTTTAATGCACCTCAACGCCACACTGACAGGCCGCAAACTCATCACTCAAGATGAGGTTTGGGGCTTACATCGACTCTATGGTATTTTACTCATaagcacaaataaacatcaaaaataactATACAAACTGGATTACTTGTGTCTTCCTGTTAGCTTTCTTAAATTACATGCCACCTTCTCCATACCACTTCAGGATGCTTGGATCGATTATTTATCTGTCCTGCTTGGGCAAGAAAGGGCTATTGTGACAGCAAGAGGATACTCATGCAGAAACACTGTCCTTCCAGCTGTGACTTCTGTTATGGTAAGTCCTGttattccacacaaaaaaaaaaagttcatagaAAAATCCCGAGACCCATCAGATGTAAACAACATAAAGTGTGGCCCTCATTGCagattattctggccaagaattGCCtgcttagacaggaagagaccatcTGAAATATATGTAGAACAAATAACCACAGATCGTTTTGTTGTTGCATGTTGGCGCTGAGCTACTGGGAAGGGAAACTCAGTTCagttaattagaaaaaaaaaaggaaaaaaaaaacacaacactgaatTTCTTCATTGTGGTGGCCTATTCTGAGGTGGAGTGTAGGGCAGTGAAAGTtccccgaaagttccggaactttgaaaaagtactacctcgccagcagggactttctgaggggcattcttatttagatcctggttgcTGCGGTGGacacacaccgagtaccagcccaaagtccctagttcctgggtaaatttccagcggtggaaacacgGCTTGTGACTGCGCAGACAAactccacatactgtacacaataTAGGTCCACTGTACCGCAGAGTTTAATTCTTATGAAATTGGTTATTTTGGACTTTATCGTTGTAATTATTTCAGATCACTTTTTCCAGGCCAGTTTTGGAGGCACACCAACAGTACACAGTTTGGATGTCTCCCTTATATGTCCaatccatttcaggtcttggagtctctactaacaTGATCATAAGTTGACACTCCACATACAAGCATTCACGATCACAAGTGGGCATGTGTGCTATTTCATTTGTAGACCCTTATCCTCACACCTGACAGAATATGAAAATTCAAATGTGAAGTGGGCTTTGCTGTTTTAGATGCATGGAGATTTTCAAGATACAAGATTCTTAAAAATTACAAGTACAGCAAAATTAGGGCAGTCCTTATGGTGCAGTCATATATGACTTAGTGCAAGCTAATCATCCAATTTAAGaattgaaattaatatatatagtcTAAATAAGATTACCTAcaacaatacacacaaaaaatggaGAATTTTCTGATTCCTCAGCCTACAGTACATAACACTGGCATCATGTTATAACTTCAGCGATGCTGCCACTCCAAAAATGTAGTAGGTCTATGAATAGAGATGGTTGGAGCCAACAGAGGTTAGGGAGGTCAACTGCAACACTGGGAGTGAACAAGAGAACCGTCAGGAAGACTTCAAACAACAGGAGTAATGCTAGTCTATTTCACTGCTAGTCACAATTATGTTCTGGACAAGTAATCAGTTGTgcaatctcattttattttaattttcaaacagAATTCCCATTTCCCACTGCCCCGCCAACCCCAACTCCCCCACGAACAAAACACAAGTTTGTTGTGGAGGGAAAGAACCTCACCTTCCGCTGTGGTAAGAAGATAGCAGCCAAGAAGGGCAAAATCTAGTGAGTTCTTGCTTTTCTACACACAGACTGTTATAGTAACTTTGACTGGTTTCCATACCCATGCTGATTCTGAAAAGCAGTTTATTACAGTgcctataaaaagtatttatgttttattgttctaCAACACTGAAGCTCAGAGGATTTCACTTGGTGTTTTTGACACAGAAGTATTCACACCATTTTGGTGGTTGCACACCAGACAAAAAGCACTGCGCAGAGCCGTACCACAGCTAAGACAACTCACAGGTGTCTCACACGTCACATTCAGCTCAAGGaagcagtccaaaacaattcATCCCTGCACCAAACAGGCAAAGgttcacttcaagaatgaacaaagtGCTGTCGATGAGTTTGAAGTGTTGTTCAgtgtttgaaaaaagaaaagaacagagaaagtgtaatatatattattatagctcTCTATACAGACTTTATTCAAGCCACAGAAAGACGTTATACTGGAAAATGCACAATACATGATCCTCCAGCATAGGCTGAAGtgattatgtacattaacaataatataattttttacatataatttgggacaaatataatccTAGGAGAGAGAGGTGAGGTGGTATGGAAAACCCTTAGTAGAGTGCCCAAACTTGTTCCTGGAGAGCCACtgaacaaacacacctgaagcagataatcaaggtcttcagaccaGAGATGGGCACTCGAGTTAGTGACTCGCACTCAAGTCGCAGTCAAGTCGcatttttatagacttcagacttgactcgagGAAAAGGACTCGTGAAAATAGTGTTTTGTTGTTAAATAGTTTTATAGATTCGAGTTTATGTAGCCTAAATGAGTCGTTAGTATTTCGAATCCCACTTCCATGACGGCTACATGTcacggggtaacacatttgcataattcctacCTATGTTCTACATTGGCCGGCAGCGAACAATttgaccccgcccacaaacacgGCATTCTACTGATGACTacttctctaatctcggggagttaaaaaaaataaaatttgcggAGTTGAACGCAGGACTCACTAAACGCTTTttcttgaaagatggctcagtaccctgtttatttggaccagctggctccactgaatctCAAGTATGATAAATACAGACAACAACATAGTGCTGGCCCAGATccagcccacatctggcctgTGTGAAATCCATCTGGCCCAGAtttgggccgaaactgcttgctgtcatTTTCTATCGAGCATTCAAAATACGGAACTATGGCAATGGGCATATCGTTTCTGACATGCGCTGTatgcggtagaccaatcacaacag is part of the Cyprinus carpio isolate SPL01 chromosome A8, ASM1834038v1, whole genome shotgun sequence genome and encodes:
- the LOC109049652 gene encoding matrix metalloproteinase-23-like isoform X2, whose protein sequence is MSGVLIIGIHKDARSHVLQLSRNKRYTLTPEKLKWDKFKLTYKLLSFPRNLLNASDTRRGMAKAFSMWSDVSPFSFREVPSDQEADIKIGFYSLNHTDCLQSYLHHCFDGITGELAHAFFPQTGEIHFDDDEYWILGNMRFSWNKGVWLTDLVHVAAHEIGHVLGLMHSQNRKALMHLNATLTGRKLITQDEVWGLHRLYGCLDRLFICPAWARKGYCDSKRILMQKHCPSSCDFCYEFPFPTAPPTPTPPRTKHKFVVEGKNLTFRCGKKIAAKKGKIYWYKDGELLEFSHPGYISLKDDHITIVANAINEGTYTCIVRKKNKVLTTYSWRVRVRF